From the Aspergillus puulaauensis MK2 DNA, chromosome 1, nearly complete sequence genome, the window GAAACCTGGAGGGATCCCAATCAAGTCGGGAGGGCGAACGTGGTCGGAAACGGTCTGGCGCCCAGCGGTAATTTTCAACACCTTATACGCCGCCACTCAGGAGTGCCGTCCACGACAATGCATAAGCCCTTCACCAATTGCTTAATATATTGTGAGGGTATTTAGTGAGCACTAAGTGGCACAATATCTATGTCGTAACATCTTCCTATTGATCTACTTATTTTCAAAAAATCCTCCATAGTGTACTTTTAACAAGCCATTTATCCTCGTTTTTCAAATACCTAATTACGTATTGCAAATACATGAACCGGAGCCGCTATAGGCACGTGACccgtctccccatccccacgtccagatccagaaacagaaaagaaaccagCAACAGATCAAATCAACGCTATTGCGGCAGACCAGGCCATAATACCCATATTCCtttggatctggaagcgCTAATACTCGCCGACACCACACGATCAAGTCTACGTCCATCGAACATCGGCTGGCCGCAACAGCCCCAACCACCAGCCTACCCAGAAACGACctcaaaaaaaagaaacggcATGAGTCTCATACACCTCCGCCCCGCTCCTCCCCTCCGCCGGGGACTCCTCCTGTCccagcctcttcttctccgcacaTCGACGAACACCTACGCCACACACAGCTCCGCATCTCGGCGGCGAAACGTCACTGTATTATCGGATGACGGCCGGTACACATGGGGCGAGCTGAGTGGGAAAGAGAAGGTTGCGCGGGCGACACAGCAGTCGTTCAACTTTATGGTGGTGTTAGCCGGTGCGGTTCTTACGGTGAGTACACTATGCAGAGTTCCGGTGCGTTGACGACTCGAGTTGGCGCTGATATGAATCCAACAGGGCGGTGTCTTCACATTACTATACACCGAAGTATTCTCACCAAATAGTCGGACGTGGCAGTTTGAAAAAGCTGTTGAGCGGATTAAGAACGATGCGCGGTGTATCAATATGCTAGGTGATAGGCGGGAGATCAAGGCGTATGGGGAGAATACTTGGAGCCGGTGGGCGAGGAATAGACCTATTGCGTATGACCACCTTTTCTTCGTTCGTCGGTTGGGCTGCGCATTTTCGATACTAACGGTTATGCAGAACGAAGGTCGAAAAAGATCGACAAGGCCGCGAGCATCTGAAGATGAACTTTCATGTATGTTCCGATTATTTATGAATAAAGGATAGACTGGCTAACTTGACAGGTTGCGGGACCACGAAACGAGGGAGTTGTGTTTGTGCACATGGTGAAGCCGTCGGATACGAATGAGTGGGAATATCGACTTCTTGCCCTGGAAGTGAAGGGCTATTCGCGTGTCGTCCTTGAAGAGCGTCACGACCCTAAAGTTGGCGGAGAAGTCAAGATCTTCGGCATCCGGTGGAAGTAGGGTCCTTTCGAGCTTCACCCTGGGGATGATCTACTCGCTGTATTATATAAATGGAACAGACCTCCAAATGTACGGTCTAGCCAAGGCGTGCACGCCTTCAAGCGACGTCTACGCGGCCCGGGGCTGCGAGA encodes:
- the tim21 gene encoding protein tim21 (COG:U;~EggNog:ENOG410PQ5N;~InterPro:IPR038552,IPR013261;~PFAM:PF08695,PF08294;~TransMembrane:1 (i71-91o);~go_component: GO:0005744 - TIM23 mitochondrial import inner membrane translocase complex [Evidence IEA];~go_process: GO:0030150 - protein import into mitochondrial matrix [Evidence IEA]), with product MSLIHLRPAPPLRRGLLLSQPLLLRTSTNTYATHSSASRRRNVTVLSDDGRYTWGELSGKEKVARATQQSFNFMVVLAGAVLTGGVFTLLYTEVFSPNSRTWQFEKAVERIKNDARCINMLGDRREIKAYGENTWSRWARNRPIATKVEKDRQGREHLKMNFHVAGPRNEGVVFVHMVKPSDTNEWEYRLLALEVKGYSRVVLEERHDPKVGGEVKIFGIRWK